The following proteins are encoded in a genomic region of Salvelinus namaycush isolate Seneca chromosome 12, SaNama_1.0, whole genome shotgun sequence:
- the LOC120056452 gene encoding putative fibroblast growth factor 1: MLVHLGHCNMALSQPQGHLAGTSRPEGLYRMTEGEITVLSMGPTTQQNYRPLIRLYCMNGGHHLQILPDGTVAGSRDENKDDILKVKAVSVGVVAIKGHETGRYLAMDKDGHLYGSKTLKDECYFLEKMEENHYNTYRSQKYQAKDWFLGLKRNGQPKAGQRTHIGQKAIYFLPRPVDNTTM, encoded by the exons ATGCTGGTTCATCTGGGGCATTGTAACATGGCGTTGTCACAG CCACAGGGGCATTTAGCAGGCACATCTCGTCCAGAGGGACTCTACAgaatgacagagggagaaatTACTGTGCTCTCCATGGGGCCAACGACACAGCAAAACTACAGACCTCTCATACGGCTCTACTGTATGAACGGAGGACATCATCTGCAGATTCTACCGGATGGGACTGTCGCGGGCAGCAGAGATGAAAATAAAGATG ACATCCTGAAGGTAAAAGCAGTGAGTGTTGGTGTGGTGGCCATCAAGGGCCATGAGACGGGCCGTTACCTGGCCATGGACAAAGATGGTCATCTCTATGGATCG AAAACTCTGAAGGATGAGTGTTACTTCCTGGAGAAGATGGAAGAGAaccattacaacacatacaggtCTCAGAAGTACCAGGCCAAAGACTGGTTCCTGGGGCTGAAGAGGAACGGGCAGCCTAAAGCTGGCCAAAGGACACACATAGGCCAGAAGGCCATATATTTTCTGCCTCGGCCTGTTGACAACACCACCATGTAA